In bacterium, the following are encoded in one genomic region:
- a CDS encoding diaminopimelate dehydrogenase, with amino-acid sequence MKKIKVAIVGYGNIGRGVHCAVDRNPDMELVQIITRDPDRVKKHVKKIPVYAIGDFKKTADVAILCSGSKDDIFGAASGIKSLKKRIDDPDVHGQGPFFAQYFNTVDSFDTHARIPAYHTAMDHYAARNKHTAIISAGWDPGTFSWERVLADAFIPGARHYTFWGPGVSQGHSDAVRSIQGVLDARQYTLPVDAAIQKVRDCANPRLRACDKHTRLVYVVAHKGADRKKIEKEIKLMPHYFSEYRTRVVFITESEMAKKHSQYPHGGFVVATNQKGIGSRALLEYRCEWGSNAEATGNILTACSRACFRMNQAKNYGAFTMLDLPAAYFSLHSKKKLLVEYM; translated from the coding sequence ATGAAAAAGATAAAAGTGGCTATCGTCGGGTATGGCAACATCGGCAGAGGCGTGCACTGCGCAGTCGATCGCAATCCCGACATGGAACTCGTCCAGATCATCACGCGCGATCCTGACCGGGTCAAAAAGCACGTTAAAAAGATCCCGGTATACGCGATCGGCGATTTTAAAAAAACCGCCGATGTCGCGATCCTGTGCAGCGGCTCGAAGGATGATATCTTTGGCGCGGCATCAGGCATAAAATCCCTGAAAAAACGCATCGATGATCCTGATGTTCATGGTCAGGGACCGTTTTTCGCCCAGTACTTCAACACGGTCGATAGCTTTGACACGCACGCACGTATTCCGGCCTACCACACCGCCATGGATCATTACGCGGCGAGAAATAAGCACACGGCGATCATCTCGGCCGGCTGGGATCCCGGTACTTTTTCGTGGGAACGTGTTCTAGCCGATGCTTTTATTCCGGGGGCAAGGCATTATACTTTTTGGGGACCGGGCGTAAGCCAGGGGCATTCTGATGCGGTCCGCTCGATCCAGGGCGTCCTCGATGCGAGGCAATATACGCTACCGGTCGATGCCGCGATCCAAAAAGTTCGAGATTGCGCTAACCCGCGGCTGCGGGCGTGTGACAAACACACGCGCCTGGTCTATGTGGTCGCACATAAGGGCGCCGACAGGAAGAAAATCGAAAAAGAGATCAAACTCATGCCGCATTATTTTTCCGAGTACCGCACCAGGGTGGTCTTTATCACGGAATCAGAGATGGCGAAGAAACATTCTCAATATCCTCACGGTGGTTTTGTTGTAGCGACCAATCAAAAAGGTATCGGCAGCCGGGCGCTGCTTGAATACCGGTGCGAATGGGGAAGCAATGCCGAAGCGACCGGTAATATCCTCACGGCTTGCAGCCGGGCTTGTTTTCGCATGAACCAGGCAAAAAATTACGGCGCCTTCACCATGCTCGACCTGCCAGCAGCGTACTTCAGCCTTCATTCAAAGAAGAAACTGCTGGTCGAATACATGTGA
- a CDS encoding tetratricopeptide repeat protein, protein MNPATEERRLITILFADLSGFTALSSKLDPEEVRDFANICFEHLNGTITSQDGTVHKYEGDLVVALFGFPTAQEDAPESAIRAAFDMLKLMPKISDMVSTRLKIKTDIGLHVGVNSGIVVVGEVGSAEKRDNTIMGDAVNIASRLKDMAKRGEILVSESVFKSSRYLFEYEVLPPVAVKGIDEPVKIFRPIKMKDKPEPKRGIKGLYSPLVGRDGELQSLKQSLEKLTSGKGGAAFVLGDAGLGKSRLWEELKNGMVDRSLPITIIEGRCLFNSETIPYWPFLQVLGTVFGLTDQDSKDVIREKLLKKTKEVLSNEWADVVPYIGYLFSIRFTDNLDEKVKYLDAKAVKLQIMIGINKLFAALAHRQPILFVIEDYHWIDTGSLELLEFIFGSSKLPPVLFLGLSRIEKDRTCYKTKEKLKEILRDDFQEIILRPLDADESAELVRNLLKIPGFTKEFMARILARVEGNPFYLEEIIRSLIDSNVLIFSSGVWRLTADVSSLQIPDTIHTVIKSRLDRLDPESRGVLQTASVVGRNFYGPILEQLCGLDSLILTLHLATLEEYEYIKELKRFPDLEYMFRHPLLQEVTYNGLLKKKRREVHGKAGEVIERLYKNRLDDFAELLALQYANSDNSIKALEWLSKAGQKARDRYANDEAIAYYQKMISIINGEKREPTAELCLACEAIADIYALKGIYPAATDYYRQMESASAGNAAVRSRAKRKTAEIYHNLGRYDDALACYDEAEKLLSGNTQDETLEKSKIHIARGGIWWLKGEMNQAIEEAEAGLKVLVQLPGEEPKIKMVKASAYNRFGSIYFDQGNYGQAIEFYQKSLAALKEINDKQAIARASANLGIVYHVTGDLDQALNLYQTCRQILDEIGDKSGLGKILNNLGNVYYAKGKYDRAFELFQKSLDISKEIGNQRSIGIAYGNLATIYEARGDNDKAIEFYQKGLQTFEEIGYKHGIAETLNHLATVNIKINAFNKGEEYLLRAEEILKAVGSKHGLVVLYAHWAELKNKVAGPGLAPDKEALDYAGKAIKLANELGVKDSIALCYVTYGKIFTAAYDLKTAEGYFIKAIEIFEERKDRALLANTYFEYAKMLKMRTAENIDSINQADEYLEKALRIYRELDLANRVKEVEGLKSQQTAE, encoded by the coding sequence ATGAACCCGGCAACTGAAGAACGCAGATTGATAACGATACTTTTTGCCGACCTCTCGGGGTTCACGGCACTTTCATCAAAACTTGACCCGGAAGAAGTCCGCGACTTTGCTAACATCTGTTTTGAACACTTAAACGGCACGATCACCAGTCAGGATGGAACGGTTCACAAATACGAAGGAGACCTTGTTGTTGCCCTGTTTGGGTTTCCGACCGCGCAGGAAGATGCTCCTGAAAGCGCGATAAGAGCAGCGTTTGACATGTTGAAGCTTATGCCGAAAATAAGCGATATGGTTTCAACCCGATTGAAAATAAAAACCGACATTGGATTACATGTCGGTGTGAACAGCGGGATCGTGGTTGTCGGTGAAGTGGGGTCGGCGGAAAAAAGGGATAATACGATCATGGGCGACGCCGTTAATATCGCCTCGCGACTCAAGGATATGGCAAAACGAGGCGAAATACTGGTCTCTGAATCGGTCTTCAAGTCCTCTCGATATCTATTTGAGTATGAGGTTCTGCCGCCGGTTGCGGTCAAAGGAATTGACGAACCGGTAAAGATTTTTAGACCAATAAAAATGAAAGACAAACCTGAACCTAAACGGGGCATAAAGGGACTGTACTCACCGCTGGTGGGAAGGGACGGAGAACTCCAGTCGCTTAAGCAGTCATTAGAAAAACTGACAAGCGGCAAGGGAGGTGCAGCATTTGTGCTCGGTGACGCGGGTCTGGGTAAATCACGGTTATGGGAAGAACTTAAGAATGGCATGGTTGATCGCTCTTTACCGATTACAATTATTGAGGGTAGATGTCTATTCAATAGTGAGACCATCCCTTACTGGCCTTTCTTGCAGGTCCTGGGAACCGTGTTCGGGCTTACTGATCAAGATTCAAAGGATGTCATACGGGAAAAACTCTTGAAGAAGACGAAAGAGGTTCTTTCAAATGAATGGGCCGATGTTGTTCCCTATATAGGATATCTGTTCTCGATTCGTTTTACGGATAACCTTGATGAGAAAGTGAAATATCTTGACGCCAAGGCGGTGAAGCTCCAGATAATGATCGGTATCAATAAGCTATTCGCCGCCCTTGCTCATCGGCAGCCCATTCTTTTTGTGATTGAAGACTATCACTGGATTGATACCGGGTCTCTGGAGTTGCTGGAATTCATATTCGGCTCAAGTAAGTTGCCGCCGGTATTATTCCTTGGTCTTTCACGAATTGAAAAGGACCGAACATGTTATAAGACCAAAGAAAAACTGAAAGAGATATTACGCGACGACTTTCAGGAGATCATATTGAGACCGCTGGATGCCGATGAAAGTGCCGAGTTGGTGCGCAATCTTTTGAAAATACCTGGTTTCACCAAGGAATTCATGGCGCGAATCCTTGCCCGAGTTGAAGGCAATCCTTTTTATCTTGAAGAGATCATCCGGTCCTTGATAGACTCCAATGTGTTGATCTTCTCGTCGGGCGTTTGGCGTCTTACGGCCGATGTTTCTTCCCTGCAAATACCGGATACGATCCACACCGTCATTAAATCGCGGCTGGATAGGCTTGACCCGGAGTCGAGGGGCGTTTTGCAGACCGCTTCGGTTGTCGGCCGCAATTTCTATGGGCCGATTCTTGAACAACTTTGCGGGCTCGACAGCCTGATACTGACTCTCCACCTGGCAACCCTTGAGGAATATGAGTATATCAAGGAATTAAAAAGGTTCCCTGATCTGGAATACATGTTCCGTCACCCTCTCTTGCAGGAGGTAACTTATAATGGGCTGCTCAAGAAAAAACGGCGGGAGGTCCATGGCAAAGCCGGTGAAGTGATAGAGCGACTCTACAAGAACCGACTCGATGATTTTGCCGAGCTGCTCGCCCTTCAGTATGCGAATAGCGATAACTCCATCAAGGCGCTTGAGTGGCTAAGCAAAGCGGGTCAAAAGGCACGGGACAGGTACGCAAATGACGAGGCTATTGCCTATTATCAAAAAATGATTTCAATCATCAATGGTGAAAAACGCGAACCGACGGCTGAGCTTTGCCTTGCCTGCGAGGCAATCGCTGATATCTATGCCTTGAAAGGTATTTACCCGGCGGCTACAGACTATTACCGGCAGATGGAATCTGCGTCGGCTGGTAACGCGGCCGTCCGGTCCCGAGCAAAAAGAAAAACCGCAGAGATATACCATAATCTTGGTCGCTATGACGACGCGCTTGCATGCTACGACGAAGCTGAGAAGCTGTTGTCAGGCAACACCCAAGATGAAACGCTTGAAAAATCAAAGATCCATATCGCAAGGGGTGGCATATGGTGGCTCAAAGGTGAAATGAATCAAGCTATCGAGGAAGCCGAGGCGGGGTTGAAAGTGCTTGTTCAACTGCCTGGCGAAGAGCCGAAAATCAAGATGGTCAAGGCATCGGCTTACAATCGTTTTGGATCCATCTATTTTGACCAGGGCAACTATGGCCAGGCGATTGAGTTCTATCAGAAGAGCTTGGCAGCCCTGAAAGAAATTAACGACAAGCAAGCCATCGCCAGAGCCAGTGCGAACCTGGGCATTGTTTACCATGTGACCGGCGACCTTGACCAGGCCCTGAATCTTTACCAGACGTGCCGACAGATACTCGATGAAATCGGCGACAAATCAGGATTGGGCAAGATTCTCAATAACCTCGGCAACGTGTATTACGCAAAGGGGAAATACGATCGGGCTTTTGAACTTTTTCAAAAGTCCCTGGACATCTCCAAGGAGATAGGCAACCAGCGAAGCATTGGCATAGCTTACGGTAATTTGGCAACCATCTATGAGGCACGGGGAGACAACGATAAGGCTATTGAATTCTATCAAAAGGGTTTGCAGACATTTGAGGAGATAGGTTATAAGCACGGGATTGCCGAAACGCTGAACCATTTGGCAACCGTAAATATTAAAATAAATGCCTTCAACAAGGGCGAGGAATATTTGCTTAGAGCCGAAGAGATTCTGAAGGCGGTTGGCAGCAAACATGGATTAGTGGTTCTCTACGCACACTGGGCGGAATTGAAGAATAAAGTTGCCGGCCCGGGCTTAGCACCTGACAAAGAAGCACTGGACTACGCCGGAAAAGCAATCAAACTGGCTAATGAGCTGGGGGTAAAAGACAGCATTGCCCTATGCTATGTGACCTATGGCAAGATATTCACCGCCGCTTACGATCTCAAGACGGCTGAGGGATATTTCATAAAAGCGATTGAAATCTTTGAAGAAAGAAAAGATCGAGCGCTACTCGCCAATACGTATTTCGAATACGCCAAGATGTTGAAAATGAGAACCGCTGAAAACATTGATTCAATAAACCAGGCTGATGAGTATCTTGAAAAGGCGCTCAGGATCTATCGGGAACTTGATTTAGCCAATAGAGTAAAGGAAGTGGAAGGATTGAAAAGCCAACAAACAGCGGAATAA
- a CDS encoding 4Fe-4S binding protein, giving the protein MQTTTRKFDLVINTKWCKGCEICVAFCPKKVLAMERDKAFVISPDACTGCQLCEIYCPDFAIVVNRSEPPKPAT; this is encoded by the coding sequence ATGCAGACAACCACAAGAAAATTCGATCTGGTTATAAACACTAAATGGTGCAAAGGTTGTGAGATCTGCGTCGCCTTTTGCCCTAAAAAAGTGCTGGCGATGGAAAGGGATAAAGCTTTTGTCATCAGCCCCGATGCCTGCACTGGATGCCAGCTTTGTGAAATCTATTGTCCTGATTTTGCGATAGTTGTTAATAGAAGCGAACCGCCGAAACCGGCGACGTGA
- a CDS encoding DUF5916 domain-containing protein — MFILLWALLGQSDKIIETRYSDIAPKIDGFIEEIWQQADSANDFIQFKPYEKGIPTDTTVVYLLQDKNNLYVAYRCHCRQNKPTVYPGLYEDYVVLYLDPMASKNTAYFFQTTISGVIEDGMMLDNGLNTDASWDGVWYRGVKIYDDRYEVEIKIPFKSIRYKKELSEWGVNFARYTAAIRETDYWTEVLLTEQFLISKFGALKCVEPRSTGYYFELYPEAYVRYNTISDDEEIKPSGSLNFKWDATPQTTVNATVLPDFAQIESDPYALNLSQYPVYLSERRPFFIEGFDIFRMPSLGLFSIVSLLKVFYSRRIGKSMGDESVPILGGIKLTTKSEKFNAGVFGAYTDEYRDTSNTIIEPARTFGVFRAKQRMPGNIDLGTLFNGMYANQDDYNYVVDVDGVLNNPVGKMIFQAAVSDRNRKRDWAASMGYSAMYKRLLMTSHCELVGDSFDVSEIGYVPWSGRKRIDTYNPFWWTYSEGFVRDWTIGPGGYIVQEPGSNDWSKVIYLATWPSFRNGQELLCRIAGGPYYEADTNYLLRYMYFETWQSGSKNWWGTYLSCSYRYNYSRNILAYQSMNEFWGGYRVIPSLSPEIESYLWVEWDTTNSILAMTLVMTPEITYSVSRDIELRIFDEIVALIPETHVADIALSSNRLGFLFSWNFLPKSWFYIAVNDYRERVDERLQSKYFISAIKVKYLFYF, encoded by the coding sequence GTGTTCATCTTACTCTGGGCACTGTTAGGGCAAAGTGATAAAATTATTGAAACCAGATACTCAGATATCGCGCCCAAAATCGACGGTTTCATCGAGGAGATCTGGCAGCAGGCGGATTCGGCGAATGATTTCATTCAGTTCAAACCTTATGAAAAAGGCATACCTACGGATACGACAGTGGTTTATTTGCTTCAGGATAAAAATAACCTGTACGTGGCATACCGCTGTCACTGCCGTCAGAATAAACCGACGGTATACCCCGGATTATATGAAGATTATGTGGTGTTATATTTAGATCCTATGGCGAGCAAGAACACGGCCTATTTTTTCCAAACGACAATAAGCGGCGTGATCGAGGACGGCATGATGCTCGATAATGGGCTTAATACCGATGCTTCGTGGGATGGAGTCTGGTACCGCGGCGTAAAAATTTACGACGACCGCTATGAAGTCGAAATAAAAATTCCTTTCAAATCGATCCGTTATAAGAAAGAATTATCCGAATGGGGTGTGAATTTCGCGCGCTATACCGCTGCGATAAGGGAAACCGATTACTGGACTGAAGTATTGCTGACCGAACAGTTCCTCATATCAAAATTCGGTGCGCTGAAATGCGTTGAACCTCGCTCGACGGGCTATTATTTCGAACTATATCCTGAAGCTTATGTCCGGTACAATACGATCAGTGACGACGAAGAAATAAAACCAAGCGGCAGTCTGAACTTCAAATGGGATGCCACGCCGCAGACCACGGTCAACGCCACCGTATTGCCTGATTTTGCGCAGATCGAGTCTGATCCCTATGCCTTGAACCTGTCTCAGTATCCGGTCTACTTGAGCGAACGAAGGCCGTTCTTTATCGAGGGATTTGATATTTTCAGGATGCCGAGCCTTGGTCTCTTTAGTATCGTTTCATTGCTGAAAGTTTTTTACTCACGCCGGATCGGCAAATCAATGGGTGATGAAAGCGTGCCGATACTGGGTGGCATTAAATTAACGACAAAATCCGAGAAATTCAATGCGGGAGTATTCGGTGCCTACACCGACGAATACCGTGATACCAGCAACACCATTATTGAACCGGCAAGGACATTCGGTGTATTCAGGGCAAAACAGAGAATGCCGGGCAACATTGATCTCGGCACCTTGTTCAACGGTATGTATGCCAACCAAGATGATTACAATTATGTGGTCGATGTCGATGGTGTTTTGAATAATCCCGTTGGTAAAATGATCTTTCAGGCCGCCGTTAGTGACCGCAACCGAAAACGCGATTGGGCGGCATCCATGGGTTATTCCGCGATGTACAAGAGACTGCTCATGACCTCACACTGTGAACTGGTCGGTGACTCATTCGATGTGAGCGAGATCGGCTATGTCCCGTGGTCTGGCAGGAAGCGGATCGACACATATAATCCGTTCTGGTGGACATATTCAGAAGGGTTTGTCAGGGATTGGACGATCGGTCCAGGCGGCTATATCGTTCAGGAACCCGGCAGTAATGATTGGTCGAAGGTCATTTATCTCGCGACATGGCCCAGTTTCAGAAACGGACAGGAACTGCTTTGCCGAATTGCGGGTGGTCCTTATTATGAGGCGGATACGAATTATTTATTGCGGTATATGTACTTTGAGACCTGGCAGAGCGGCAGCAAAAATTGGTGGGGAACGTACCTATCGTGCAGCTATCGCTACAATTATTCGCGAAATATATTGGCTTATCAAAGCATGAACGAATTTTGGGGCGGCTATCGGGTGATACCGAGTTTATCCCCGGAGATCGAATCTTATTTATGGGTCGAGTGGGATACGACCAATTCGATCCTGGCCATGACGCTGGTCATGACACCGGAAATAACTTATTCGGTCAGCAGGGACATCGAGCTCAGAATTTTCGACGAAATTGTTGCCTTGATCCCCGAAACTCACGTTGCTGACATCGCCCTTAGTTCGAACCGGCTTGGCTTTCTTTTTTCCTGGAATTTTCTGCCCAAGAGCTGGTTCTATATCGCGGTCAATGACTACAGAGAACGAGTTGATGAACGCCT
- a CDS encoding 2-oxoacid:acceptor oxidoreductase subunit alpha, whose translation MNPINRPANIKVMTGNEACAEAALTAGLRFFAGYPITPSSEIAEVLSRMLPRVGGTFIQMEDEIASMGAIIGASLAGVKSMTATSGPGFSLMQENIGYASMAEVPVVVVNVQRGGPSTGLPTLPAQADVMQARWGTHGDHPVIAVCPSTVRETYDWTIKAFNLSEKYRVPVMLMMDEIIGHINEKIIIPQKDEIQIIEREKTHEPPDKYIPYRMTESDIPPMADYGSGYRFNVTGLSHDETGFPTNDPAKIDVLYRRINRKIERYKNQIIDYKQEYLDDAKICVVAYGSSARSARRAIRLAREQGIKAGLFQLYVLWPFPYEVLGRIASTIKHFVVPEMNLGQMAHEVACATKIEPVLVNRVDGTLITPDEILKGIKDVSV comes from the coding sequence ATGAATCCCATTAACCGACCCGCCAACATCAAAGTAATGACCGGTAATGAAGCCTGCGCTGAAGCCGCACTCACAGCTGGTTTGCGGTTCTTCGCCGGTTATCCTATCACACCGTCGTCCGAAATCGCTGAAGTCCTCTCCCGCATGCTGCCGCGGGTCGGCGGCACTTTCATCCAGATGGAAGACGAGATCGCTTCGATGGGCGCGATCATTGGCGCCTCCCTGGCTGGGGTCAAATCAATGACCGCGACCAGCGGACCGGGATTTTCGCTCATGCAGGAGAATATCGGCTATGCGTCGATGGCTGAAGTTCCCGTGGTCGTGGTCAATGTCCAGCGCGGCGGGCCGAGCACTGGTTTGCCGACCCTGCCTGCCCAAGCCGATGTCATGCAGGCGCGGTGGGGTACTCACGGCGACCATCCGGTCATTGCCGTGTGCCCATCCACCGTACGGGAAACGTATGACTGGACGATCAAAGCGTTCAACCTTTCGGAAAAATACCGGGTTCCGGTAATGCTCATGATGGACGAGATCATCGGCCACATCAACGAAAAGATCATCATTCCGCAAAAAGATGAGATCCAGATCATCGAACGGGAAAAAACGCACGAACCTCCGGATAAATACATCCCATACCGGATGACCGAATCCGATATTCCGCCGATGGCCGATTATGGATCCGGATACCGCTTCAACGTCACAGGACTGAGTCATGATGAAACCGGGTTCCCGACGAATGACCCGGCAAAGATCGATGTGCTCTATCGCAGGATCAACCGGAAGATAGAACGTTACAAGAATCAGATCATCGATTACAAGCAGGAATACCTGGATGACGCCAAGATCTGCGTGGTCGCTTACGGCTCCAGCGCGCGTTCGGCGCGGCGCGCGATACGTCTCGCCCGCGAACAGGGTATCAAAGCCGGACTCTTTCAGCTCTATGTTCTCTGGCCCTTCCCTTACGAGGTTCTGGGCCGCATCGCCTCCACGATCAAGCATTTTGTCGTACCGGAGATGAACCTTGGCCAGATGGCGCATGAAGTCGCATGCGCCACGAAGATCGAGCCGGTACTGGTCAATCGGGTCGATGGTACGCTTATAACGCCGGATGAGATATTAAAAGGAATAAAAGATGTTTCCGTATGA
- a CDS encoding FlgD immunoglobulin-like domain containing protein has translation MNQPSDLVPTMWGTYSPSTRTGTVYAKFKNTGSSSISGNFYFVVVEDSLYYAGPNGDVWHNHVARDYLPTEVGQAVTIAAGDSVIQSQSFSIGASWNENKIDIYAWVQQTAGQKENYQACIRHLGDLGAVPATPTIVKPFHCARLPVVQPTLAFYSTDQNGDQLRYRILWDDDPNFASPDSSTTGFYASGATVNFTLPYALVNGMTYWWKVKCTDPGGSGMWSGYSANQSFSIGTSLPANTCSWYQTTNAQFLANIYDQTVIQGDSIVLVSAGSSITDTVFFETFEAGAVPAGWTVVNGNGDTYQWSVGTTGDIGAYTPPAYGVYYAYYSDDDAGSGVINNNEAILTPAIRVPVGALTLEVLYGYGFQVYETGEKLRFKTRRKTGASWTAWTDLAVYTASGSGTAAHNLTAYLPCDSVQFQWFFSDSTATSHWGYASACDNVVLRYTFSTSGTQGTVTSTTINYHDLSTMYSRPHWGGAVWRKATAGDSIGMKFEYYNGSSWQAIPNSALPGNAAGFFSTIVADTIDLSALDTTTYKTIRMVGLLYKIGTKSPNNPALLDWEAGNFTNYIGIADYNPGTVDAKTSLCISPSIVKNHLDIAYTIADKSDGSRLGIYDAMGRLVKQFGIIATGAQSGRAVWDGCDNTGNELPNGIYFVRLETGDDVAIKKAVILR, from the coding sequence ATGAATCAGCCCTCGGACCTTGTTCCCACGATGTGGGGTACGTATAGCCCCAGCACGCGCACCGGAACCGTTTACGCGAAATTCAAGAACACCGGCAGCTCCAGCATCAGCGGCAATTTCTATTTCGTCGTCGTGGAAGATTCGCTTTATTATGCGGGTCCCAACGGCGACGTATGGCACAACCACGTCGCGCGCGATTACCTGCCGACCGAAGTAGGCCAGGCAGTCACGATCGCGGCCGGCGACTCCGTGATCCAGAGTCAGTCTTTTTCGATCGGGGCCAGCTGGAACGAGAACAAGATCGATATCTATGCCTGGGTACAGCAAACCGCCGGGCAAAAAGAAAATTACCAAGCATGCATCAGGCATCTTGGCGACCTTGGCGCCGTACCGGCGACGCCCACGATCGTGAAACCGTTCCACTGCGCGCGTCTGCCCGTTGTGCAGCCCACGCTGGCATTCTATTCGACGGACCAGAACGGCGACCAGCTCCGGTACCGGATTTTATGGGATGACGATCCCAATTTCGCATCGCCGGACAGTTCAACCACGGGCTTTTACGCGAGCGGCGCGACGGTCAATTTCACGCTCCCTTATGCGCTGGTCAATGGAATGACCTACTGGTGGAAAGTGAAATGCACGGATCCCGGCGGCAGCGGCATGTGGTCGGGATATTCGGCAAACCAATCCTTCTCCATTGGCACCAGCCTGCCCGCCAATACATGCAGCTGGTACCAAACCACGAACGCGCAGTTCCTTGCCAACATTTACGACCAGACAGTCATCCAGGGCGATAGCATCGTTCTGGTAAGCGCCGGTTCTTCGATCACCGACACCGTCTTTTTCGAAACATTTGAAGCGGGTGCTGTGCCGGCCGGCTGGACCGTGGTCAATGGCAACGGTGATACTTACCAGTGGTCAGTCGGTACGACCGGGGATATTGGGGCTTACACGCCGCCGGCTTACGGCGTATACTACGCATATTATTCGGATGACGATGCCGGCAGCGGCGTGATAAATAACAACGAAGCGATCCTCACGCCTGCTATCCGCGTGCCGGTCGGCGCACTGACGCTTGAAGTCCTGTACGGATACGGATTTCAGGTCTATGAGACCGGCGAAAAACTGCGTTTCAAAACGCGGCGCAAGACCGGCGCCTCGTGGACCGCCTGGACTGACCTTGCCGTATACACGGCAAGCGGCAGCGGCACGGCGGCCCACAACCTCACGGCATATTTGCCCTGCGATTCCGTTCAGTTCCAATGGTTCTTCAGCGACAGCACTGCAACCTCGCACTGGGGTTATGCCAGCGCTTGCGACAACGTGGTCCTGCGCTACACATTCTCTACGAGCGGCACCCAGGGGACTGTAACATCCACCACTATTAATTATCATGATCTCTCAACAATGTACAGCCGGCCTCATTGGGGCGGCGCGGTTTGGCGGAAAGCGACTGCCGGCGATTCGATCGGGATGAAGTTCGAATATTACAACGGCAGTTCATGGCAGGCTATTCCCAATAGCGCGCTGCCGGGCAATGCCGCGGGATTTTTCTCCACCATTGTCGCCGACACCATCGATCTCAGCGCATTAGACACGACAACCTACAAGACGATCCGAATGGTAGGTCTCCTGTATAAAATCGGGACAAAATCGCCCAATAATCCCGCCCTCCTTGACTGGGAAGCCGGAAATTTTACGAACTACATTGGCATTGCCGACTACAATCCAGGGACAGTCGATGCAAAAACATCTCTTTGCATCAGTCCCTCCATCGTGAAAAACCATCTTGACATCGCCTATACGATCGCCGATAAAAGCGACGGTTCGAGATTGGGCATTTACGATGCGATGGGACGGCTGGTAAAACAGTTTGGCATAATCGCCACAGGCGCGCAGTCCGGACGCGCGGTATGGGACGGCTGCGACAATACTGGCAACGAGCTTCCCAACGGAATCTATTTTGTCAGGCTGGAGACCGGCGATGACGTAGCGATAAAAAAGGCGGTGATCCTGCGTTGA